One Psychrobacillus glaciei genomic region harbors:
- a CDS encoding adenylate/guanylate cyclase domain-containing protein, with product MQKTIHFQDERIFHIPVEEMWTLLADTNHLNNFIGLFPVQFAPFSYNDGKLIRQAKATALGGVKIAWKEHTFEWERNHYYSIERVYTNGPIERALWHVILEPREEQETLLILKGEFICRNLIGKLSLKNIIIPQLKKTFQYVLEFEKNGTVDFPRPQTKQSIIVEENRLSILAVKLDGIFLNQEMSAQLMHTIRTYNEDEITSMKPYQWAETYHYNRKETVELFLLATKLGILDQEWSLMCPNCRVPKGQTSSLKHLDSTVHCDLCGVDYELNFDRYIEMRFSVNPSIRKTKRELFCVNGPMNSPHVLAQFRILPNTTKNLKIPIWGREVRLRVLKYNHLLEVSTYKTEEEVCITYRESGFTQSLVSGSSNIQIGNKTDEEIVLVIEEVEWDRFALTAREVTSLQLFRDLFAAEVLSPDQQIGVSNIAVLFTDLKGSTRLYESIGDALAYADVKKHFDYLKQHIQQNGGAVIKTIGDSVMATFTETKDAWNAAVSIQQHIQEINKQLSQDILVKIGFHSGPVIAVNANEILDYFGRTVNMAARIQQESQGNDIVMSKEVYEDLLLDTNFRVMNSSLKIETFKKHLQGLEEDSSLIRVIIDS from the coding sequence ATGCAAAAAACAATTCACTTCCAAGATGAAAGAATCTTTCATATTCCTGTTGAAGAAATGTGGACATTGCTTGCAGATACAAATCACTTAAATAATTTTATAGGATTGTTTCCAGTACAATTTGCCCCGTTTTCCTATAATGATGGAAAGCTAATTCGACAAGCTAAAGCAACTGCGTTAGGTGGAGTTAAAATAGCTTGGAAAGAGCATACATTTGAATGGGAACGGAATCATTATTATTCTATAGAACGAGTCTACACAAATGGGCCTATAGAACGAGCGCTTTGGCATGTGATTTTAGAGCCGCGAGAAGAACAGGAAACTTTACTTATACTAAAAGGGGAGTTTATCTGTCGAAATCTTATTGGCAAGTTGTCTTTGAAAAATATTATTATTCCTCAGCTTAAAAAGACGTTTCAATATGTGTTAGAATTCGAGAAAAATGGTACAGTCGATTTTCCTCGTCCACAAACTAAGCAGTCCATTATAGTTGAAGAAAATCGTCTTTCTATACTAGCAGTCAAACTGGATGGTATTTTTTTAAACCAAGAGATGAGTGCGCAGCTTATGCACACAATACGAACTTACAATGAAGACGAAATAACAAGTATGAAGCCGTATCAATGGGCAGAAACTTATCATTATAATAGAAAAGAAACGGTTGAACTATTTCTTTTAGCTACAAAGTTGGGCATACTCGATCAAGAATGGTCTCTTATGTGTCCGAATTGTCGTGTTCCAAAAGGGCAGACAAGTAGTTTAAAACATTTAGATAGTACGGTTCATTGCGATTTGTGCGGAGTTGACTATGAGCTCAATTTCGATCGTTATATTGAAATGCGTTTTTCTGTCAATCCTTCCATCCGTAAAACAAAAAGAGAATTATTTTGCGTGAATGGACCTATGAATTCACCACATGTACTTGCACAATTTCGCATTTTACCTAATACGACGAAAAATTTGAAAATTCCCATTTGGGGACGAGAGGTTCGCCTTCGAGTATTAAAATATAATCATTTGTTAGAGGTAAGTACATATAAAACCGAAGAAGAAGTGTGTATAACATACAGAGAAAGTGGTTTTACACAAAGTTTGGTTTCCGGATCGTCCAATATACAGATTGGAAATAAAACGGATGAAGAAATTGTATTAGTAATAGAAGAAGTAGAGTGGGATCGTTTTGCACTAACAGCAAGAGAAGTAACTTCTTTGCAATTATTTCGTGATTTGTTTGCGGCAGAAGTATTATCACCTGACCAGCAGATAGGTGTTTCAAATATAGCAGTGCTATTTACGGATTTAAAAGGCTCTACAAGACTTTATGAGTCTATTGGTGATGCTCTTGCATATGCTGATGTGAAAAAGCACTTCGATTATTTAAAGCAACATATTCAACAAAATGGTGGTGCAGTTATAAAAACTATTGGCGATTCTGTTATGGCAACCTTCACAGAAACGAAAGACGCATGGAATGCCGCTGTTTCAATTCAACAACATATCCAGGAGATAAATAAGCAGTTGTCCCAAGACATTCTTGTGAAAATTGGTTTTCATTCTGGACCAGTGATTGCGGTGAATGCAAATGAAATTCTAGATTACTTTGGTAGAACAGTTAATATGGCAGCTCGTATTCAGCAGGAAAGTCAAGGGAATGATATCGTTATGAGTAAAGAGGTATATGAGGATTTGTTATTAGATACAAATTTTAGAGTGATGAATTCTTCACTAAAGATAGAAACGTTCAAGAAGCACCTGCAAGGATTAGAAGAGGATTCCTCCTTGATTAGAGTAATAATAGATTCGTAA